One Arvicanthis niloticus isolate mArvNil1 chromosome 3, mArvNil1.pat.X, whole genome shotgun sequence DNA segment encodes these proteins:
- the LOC143441680 gene encoding uncharacterized protein LOC143441680: MSLPPGAPTCTCRGLNRVFQKSDGSCICQAGHVSYNHRGLETVQESNSEEDCQPEVAQHCPPGDVRLAATRECVSPEQYDCTSFCGPGGGKLSNALGICQCSAYVSAEELCDIRCLANAPRLSLSWDPGKELILSVKREDGESIQKVSLLREGWLGRAAFCPLGMERRGHTASMATENPNTNYKGTVQWRGKAHLITVTSFWFIVCGAFNSMG, encoded by the exons ATGTCTCTGCCCCCAGGTGCTCCTACCTGTACCTGCCGAGGTCTGAACAGGGTCTTCCAGAAATCAGATGGTTCCTGCATCTGCCAGGCTGGACATGTCTCCTATAACCACAGGGGTCTGGAAACTGTCCAGGAGAGCAACAGTGAGGAAGACTGCCAACCTGAG GTTGCCCAGCACTGCCCACCTGGTGATGTCCGCCTAGCCGCCACCCGTGAGTGTGTGTCTCCCGAGCAGTATGACTGTACCTCCTTCTGTGGCCCAGGGGGTGGAAAGCTCAGCAATGCTTTGGGAAT ATGCCAGTGCTCGGCATATGTCTCTGCAGAAGAACTCTGTGACATCAGATGTCTGGCCAACGCTCCCCGGCTCTCCTTGTCCTGGGACCCCGGCAAGGAGCTGATTCTTAGTGTGAAGCGTGAGGATGGGGAAAGCATCCAAAAGGTGAGCCTACTCAGGGAAGGCTGGCTTGGGAGGGCAGCCTTCTGCCCACTGGGGATGGAAAGACGGGGTCACACAGCATCCATGGCTACAGAGAATCCAAACACCAATTACAAAGGAACTGTTCAGTGGAGGGGGAAAGCCCATTTGATCACTGTCACCTCTTTCTGGTTCATTGTCTGTGGGGCTTTCAATTCTATGGGttaa